A single Maridesulfovibrio frigidus DSM 17176 DNA region contains:
- a CDS encoding class I SAM-dependent methyltransferase, translating into MITKFIKSLVSKKLPRNKVENTTLPRDIIHSTGNGWSETLEPSDTPWHYHTLRGQHGELIWQGQYDLYPLWKNFGIPDDLSGQTVLDIGTGSGFFAFECEKRGASRVVATELAGLSHWDSRRNKTYSGTSIPEANRSDYNSARALLNSSVELMPLNISDTLPEQIGQFDIVIFGSLMTHIMDPVRALTNLRSLTKKKAVIISSYLPGETKPCLQLIQTPRPFDWWVPAKCLIPEMLKAVGFSSVVETGDFILKHQNGDNHSQACWHATP; encoded by the coding sequence ATGATTACAAAATTTATAAAATCATTGGTATCTAAAAAACTGCCCCGCAATAAAGTGGAAAACACGACATTGCCCAGAGATATTATTCATAGCACTGGAAACGGCTGGTCCGAGACTCTTGAACCCTCTGATACGCCTTGGCACTATCATACATTAAGAGGTCAACACGGAGAACTTATTTGGCAGGGCCAATACGATCTATATCCATTATGGAAAAACTTCGGAATACCAGACGACCTAAGCGGGCAAACAGTCTTAGATATAGGAACAGGATCAGGCTTTTTTGCTTTTGAATGTGAAAAAAGAGGGGCTTCTCGAGTGGTAGCAACGGAACTTGCCGGGCTTTCTCACTGGGATTCACGTAGAAATAAAACCTATAGTGGAACAAGTATTCCGGAAGCAAATCGCAGTGATTATAATTCGGCAAGGGCTCTACTAAATAGTTCTGTGGAGCTTATGCCACTTAATATTTCTGACACCCTACCGGAACAAATAGGTCAGTTTGACATAGTCATTTTTGGATCACTTATGACGCATATAATGGATCCAGTTAGAGCTCTTACAAATCTAAGGTCTTTGACTAAAAAAAAAGCGGTAATAATTTCATCATATTTACCAGGCGAAACAAAGCCATGTTTACAATTAATTCAGACCCCTCGGCCGTTTGACTGGTGGGTACCAGCTAAATGTCTCATACCAGAGATGCTTAAAGCTGTTGGTTTTTCTTCCGTAGTTGAGACTGGTGATTTTATTCTTAAGCATCAAAACGGCGACAACCATTCACAAGCTTGTTGGCATGCGACTCCTTAA
- a CDS encoding glycosyltransferase family 4 protein, translating into MKILVNALPLINLRTGIGRYVENLYKILSRTPGVHVAYYDGKRLLDRLPEASLNVERWSLLTKLFWMLPSPVALIVRIAIQWWRERKFQKLCSGFDIYHETSFFPFKAPKEVKTVLTVHDLSLIRHPQWHPAERVQFFLKYFVKRLPWVDGFLSVSDFTKSEMNLLLNISEKETQTTPLGIDCELFFEPEARVVMDVREKYSLPEKYFLCVGSGDPRKNVDVVLAALRSQKVNGSLVHVGWNGWEKDRTLEAGEIRLGYVSDEDLPALYAGAIAFVYPSFYEGFGLPLLEAMACGCPVVTTRLASLPEVAGDAALYLEDPSDAENLALILNRLDKDPLLRENLKIKGLERVKDFSWERTAAATLAMFEQQLSKK; encoded by the coding sequence ATGAAAATTCTTGTCAATGCATTACCGCTTATCAATTTACGCACAGGAATAGGCCGATATGTTGAGAATTTGTACAAAATTCTTTCCCGTACTCCTGGGGTGCATGTGGCCTATTATGATGGCAAGAGATTACTGGACCGTCTCCCCGAGGCTTCACTCAATGTTGAGCGATGGTCACTTTTAACAAAACTTTTTTGGATGCTTCCTTCGCCTGTTGCTCTGATAGTGCGGATTGCTATTCAGTGGTGGAGGGAACGTAAGTTTCAGAAGCTTTGTTCAGGTTTTGATATATACCATGAGACTTCTTTTTTCCCTTTTAAGGCTCCAAAAGAAGTTAAGACGGTTCTAACAGTTCATGACCTTAGTCTAATCCGTCATCCTCAATGGCATCCAGCGGAGCGTGTTCAGTTTTTTCTTAAGTATTTTGTTAAGAGACTTCCATGGGTAGATGGATTTTTGTCAGTATCCGATTTTACCAAGAGCGAGATGAATCTTCTACTCAACATTTCAGAAAAAGAGACTCAAACTACTCCTCTAGGAATTGATTGTGAACTTTTTTTTGAACCAGAAGCTCGTGTTGTGATGGATGTTCGTGAAAAATATAGTCTTCCTGAGAAATATTTTCTTTGCGTCGGGAGTGGTGATCCTCGTAAAAATGTTGATGTTGTTCTTGCCGCATTGCGTTCTCAGAAAGTGAACGGTTCTTTGGTGCATGTAGGATGGAACGGTTGGGAAAAAGACAGAACGTTGGAAGCTGGAGAGATTCGATTAGGATATGTTTCTGACGAGGATTTGCCTGCGCTATATGCAGGGGCAATAGCTTTTGTTTATCCTAGTTTTTACGAGGGATTCGGCTTGCCTCTTTTGGAAGCAATGGCTTGTGGGTGTCCCGTTGTTACTACGAGGCTTGCGAGCCTACCCGAAGTGGCTGGGGACGCTGCTTTGTATCTTGAGGATCCCTCTGATGCAGAGAACCTTGCTCTCATACTAAACAGGTTAGACAAAGACCCTTTGCTGCGTGAAAATCTTAAAATTAAGGGTCTTGAGCGTGTAAAAGATTTCTCATGGGAGCGCACTGCTGCAGCAACTCTTGCTATGTTTGAGCAGCAACTGTCAAAGAAATAG